The stretch of DNA CTATCATTTTTAATCTGTTATATGTATGTGTTGTTGCAGAAAATTGTTTCTAAGACAAGCTGGTTATATAGTTACTTGAGGCAGAGTTCTTGCTTGAGAATTGATGGTGTTGATGATGATAAAGGATTTTCATCATTACTGGTAATGTTGCTACAAATCAACCATGTTTCTGCCGAAACTTCAGCTATTACTTTTCACCGTACTTTTCTTCTTATTTTCTTGACCATTGCTTGTCATCTGGTACTGATTCCATTCATCATCGGTTTGTTCCTCTACAAGTTGTCTCCTCAGTTAATGATTCATCTAAATGGTAGAATGACATGTCTTCTATATTTACAATAACCCCATGTTAATATTTGGTATCGTTTTTCATTTAAGATAGATGGATTAGAAAGATGATTATCACCTATCATAGTCTCCAACATTTTACTGGGAGTAATTGACCATTAATTTGTACTGCTCATGTAGATTTTTTTCAACATTGTACATATCTTCTTGCTGCACTGTTTGTGACTCTTCTTTTATCTTTCTCCAATATACTCAACTGCAATATGGTTTTAGAGTTTTCAGGGCGTGTTTTTGCTATCTTATCTTGCCCAAACCAAATAGCTTGATTTTGGCCTTTAAAACAAAATCAATTTATAGTTATTTACATCGCTGCCATCAAGGATCTGTACTGTGTGTAGACAAGATTACATCGCACAACTCCTCTGTGCACCCCAGCCACTAGTGGTAGTATAACGCACGGAAAGCCACCCTCTGTTTTTTTCTTCAGTGGGTATTCACATCACATGTACACTGACATGTATGTTATCTTGGGGCACAGGTGGCACATGCATGATGTTATTTATGCTTTTAGAGTGAATACACCATGGTAGCTAAAATCAAATAGTGTACTATGCTAGAAAATAATAATGGGAGTGGTATTTTTCCAAATATTAAAGTGTGTACAGGATGAAAAACAAATGGAGAGGAAAAGAAAAAGTGGAGTAGCCACCAAATGACGATTATTTATTTTGCACTAGTGACAAATATTTAAGTGAAAACTATTTTCTAAGAAATAGGGTCCGATTGATCCAAACCGCACTTCTTTTATTTCTTATTAATCCTAGCCGTCCCTTTTTCTACTTTAATAATAATATAGTTGGTAGATGATGCATTTTTTTTGGAACAATACATAAAGATAATTTAGAACTGGATAATGCTATAATTGTGCTTAAAGATCCATTTGCAGGTTATCACCCtactccacacacacacacacacacacacacacacacacacacacacacacacacacacttgcACACACCACACACAAGTGCACCGCCTTAAGACACACAAATAACCAACGAAGATCGTGAATAAATCGTCAAATCATTTATACCCTAGCTAGTGGGTGATCCATGGCGGTTCTTATTTGATATTAGTTTTTATTTCACAAGCCAAGATAAGTTAACTAATCGAAGCAATTTGACCAACAGGAGAACCAAATCTATCGTAAGCTTTTTGAAAAAAGATGGATTATTGTAAGCTAGCATGCATATTAACGAGAAGAACATAGGCGATACAATACATGCTTAAATAAATATACTGTACACGTGTTCTTAATTTGAGATTAAATTATTAAAGGAGGTTGTTTTGGTTTCATTAAATCAACCACGTGGATTTTGGAGTTGGGCTGAGAGATTGGATATTTTTTACTATGTTTTCAGGTGCAATATGTATGGTCAACGGCAATGTACATATTGATCCTTATGATTAATTATTTAAATCCTTTGTTCATAGTGATCAAAGTGTACAGAAAATCTGAAATGAAAAAAAGTTTGTGGAAATTAATTATAAGAACATTCTGATCAATGCTCTTATGCATCCCCTGTTCGAATCTTTGAAGTCATATAAAATGGCATGCTTATTCATTAGGGGCGACGCAAACAGATACATAAAATAACCTTGGTTTTGCTTGTGATCTTATAATTCTTGGCACGCATATGCAAGCCTAGCAGTGCTAAGCTATTTCTGAGACGGCTTAAGCTGTCATGGCTATGAATAAAAACAACACAAGAGAGGAAAAAGAATTGAGTAAACCTATGTGGATGTGACAAAGAGTAAGTGAGATGTAGtatgaactactccctccgtttcaaaatagatgaccaactttgtactaactttagtacaaagttaatatgaagttgggtcatctattttgaaacgctaaagttagtacaaagttgggtcatctattttgaaacagagggagtatgattTTGGTGGTGACCAATCAAGCATTAAAACGAGAAGGAAGATCTACCACCTATATACATACTTAGGACAGATATGGGAAATATATTCCGCCAACCGCATGCATATGCCAACCACAAATGGATTATAGTTTAACAGAAAAAGGCTATAACCAACTCAAAATTCTACTTGCCTGGCAACCACAAAACCATACTACTAAATTGATAGGTCGAGGAGCATCATGATAGGTGTAGGGTCAGTTTGGTTGCCTCAGCTTTAGGAACAGGAAAAATGCTTGTGCTTTTCTGCTCGATTGGGCACATCAGTATATATACTATATTTTATTCTTGATTTCGTGTGCAAAAGCATCTACGTTCACACAAGATAGTTACACACCAGCAGATTAACAATTAGACTACACTACGCAGCAAAGATCTGAAGAATGAAGAGAACAAGATATCAAATTGCATATTGAAGCATACCACCAAGCACTGCAGTTACCTGGCCTATATATTTGTATATAACAAGTAGTATATGTGGTCCATGAATTGTATTGCATGTAACAGAGCATCCAACAGTTTGCCCATATGGATAATTTAGTTAGCCAGTGAAAAGAAGCAACAGTAGTTCTGCCCTGGTTCTGACTAGTGTGAGCACCTATGGATATGACAGCAAATACAGTGACAAATTCAGACTAACTTATGTTGCTAAATGTTTTTGATAGCAAACAGAGATCCAGTTAACAGTTTTAAACAGCGATGATATGATGGATATGTCATATGTGGATATATGGTGCCTTTTGACAGTTCAAAGACTTTCTGTTGCCTAACCAAAGGTATCAAAATCATAACACAATCATCATTGATGGAGAATCCAAGATGCCTGTCACTGGAAAGGAAATTCCTCCGTATCAAAGAAAATGGTTAATTAGTCAGACATCGCATTCAGTGATTATAATGGGTTGAACACACTCAACACGCCAGCTTTAATTTAGATTACTATAAACTATAAGTACGGCAGTAATTGGACAAGGATTGCCCCATTAACGTGCATCACCTATTTCTTTTGAAAAGGAGGGTTttccccggcctctgcattaGGTGCATTAGGCGATGCACACAGCTATTGATGCGCAGCAGGTAGAGTGATTTTGCGTGTACATACATACTACTGTAGAGGGACAGGCACAACACAGCAGGTAAGGTGCACAGCTGATTGCAGGAAATTAATTAGGATTCCAATAAGAGCACCAGTAGTTAAGCCCTTGTCTACCCCATATATACGGGCAAGGCAAGGCAGtggcctatatatatatatatatatatatatacgcgCACAATAATTCCAGACAAGACCTGACATTTTTCCGAGGGCTGAGCTCTGGAACGAGCACAGGGCGCATGTGATCCATCTATCAGGAAAGAATTAATTCAAGCGGAGGAGACCACGACCGTTGCTCAGGGTGGCGGCAGCGcgagaaaaaggaaaagaaagaaaagaaaagaagactGTGGGACGTCTGTGGCCATGGCAGGCGGCCGGCAAGGCATGCATGAACAGCCGCGCTACAGTGGCGCGGCGAGGGagacgagagagagggagagagacgTACGGCCCCCGTTGGGTGGGTGAGGGAGGGAGGAGGGCCCCTGTGCGCGCAAAGGACAAAGGAAGGGATTCATTGCATGGCTTTGCTCTTTGCTCGCAGTCACAGGCCAAGTACTGTGGTCAGTGTGGACACGAGAGCAAAGCATCGCCGTCGCGTGGCCCACCGCCCCCTTTGCTGCGAAAGGCTAATGCTAAGTTGCTAATTGAACTGCTAAGGGTAGATACTGTTCATCTTCTTCCTCAGAAAGCAGATACAGTTATTTAGATAGATCTACCAGGAAAGGATCCAATTGTCAGGGAAAACAGTGTGGATCACTAATGGTGCTTAATTACTTGCCTGCTCTCCGTGTGTTGGCCATGGTTTTGCATCAACAAATGCAATTATAGTACAAAACGaagcgtgtgtgtgtgtgtgtgagagagagagagagagagagagagagaggaggggggggggggggagggggggggggggggggcagatGGTGGGTTGATCTGATGACAGCAGCATGGGTATCAAGCCGACTGGCATGGGGCAGTGGCCATGCATGCAGAACCAAGCAGGTGCACGCGTGCGCGCGCCTGTGAGAGAGGAAGGCAGCCCAAATCAAGGAGGGATACGAGAGAGGACGACGGCAGTGAAGGCTGAAGAGCAGTGCACGTGTGGTCAGAGAGAGGGAGGGACTCGATCAGCGCCTGCCGTGCGTGCCTCCGTATCCTACAGTCCCATCCAATCCTCCGGCCGGGGACCAGCGCAGCTAtcgcctccccctcccccgctcCTTTCTATTTAAGGCCTCTCCGGACAAACCCCTGGCGCGTGCATGCCTAGCCCTAAATCTCTCTCCCTCAAACCGCAAGAACTGTTCATGCAGCTCTCCATCGCCATTAGAAACCGCAAGAACTGTTCAtctatctctctctcacacacacatacacGCTCTCTCTCTGGTCTCTGTCTGAGAAAGGTTGCTGCAGCTGTGCGGCCCGTGGCATGTAGGGAATGGTCAAATGGAGGAGGAGGGCATGTCAGAGCAAGAGATTGGCCGGTTGGGGAAGAAGGCCGTCCGGGAACTGTTGCGCGCATGTGTGCCAGTGAGTGATCGCGTACTGCCATCAATGCAGGCTGGCCTAGCTTCTGCGCGCTGTACCCCTCTCTTTTCCTTTGCACATTCTCCATTCTTCCTAGCGATCTACTCCAGCAGCTAGGAGAAAATAGAAATAAACCATTCATCGAGTGTTTCTGCAAATTAAGCAAGAAACGCTTCGAACGGTACTAGAAATATTATTGTGTGCAAGAATTGATTACTAGTTTGCAATGGATGTATGAGCGAGTGCACCGATCACAGTATTGCTACATGTGTTAGCAAAAATTAAACAGCTCTAATAAGAGAAATGAACGGAGTACTCAATCAAGCTGAGATGTAGCATAAGAAGTAACTAATATGATCACAAATCTCAATTTTTTAAATTACCAGGATATGTATGGGATAATGAACAATTAGCTGTGCCAACTAATTCACTTCCCCTAGAACACTACTAGGACGACGCCCTGTAATAGTACTTATTAATAATCTAATTAATCTGAAAATGGACAGCAAATTTAGAGGTAATATAGGCAACAAAGCATACCAAAGGGAATGCTCAAAtcttgctatgcctatgccggaGACGATAAACAAACTAATAGACAAGGTTTGCAAGTCTACTATACTCAAGGGATGCTCGGTGCAGTACTGCCACCGTCTCCAGCTCCAACCTGCGAGGCGGACGCAGCAAGAGTACCATCGCCGGCGCTACCCTCGACGTCCCTGTCGAAGACTGCTCCGGCGCCAGCCGATGAACCAGATGCCTCAGCGGCCTGCGGCGCGCGCTTCCGTTTCTTCTTTTCGTGCGGGATCCCGCGCGCCTTGGCGTGCGAGTCGCGCACCTCGCGCAGGTAGATCCGGACGGCGCGCGCGGCGAAGGGGTTTGACTCCGGCGCGCCGCCGCTCTCCTCGTAGGCAGCGCGCAGGCGGCCGATGAGCGCGTCGAGGGACCCCCACGCCTGGCGCAGCGGGCACGGACACGGCGCCGGCGGGCTGGGCTGGCCGTAGTAGGCGCAGCCGGCGACGTGCACCTTGGTCTTGCCAAACTGGTCCAGGTACCTGAGGAACTCGATCACGTGCGCGCCGCTGCAccgcgccagcgtcagcggcggcTTGTGGTTCCGCAGGTACTGCAGGAACGTGTTCCAGTCCCTGCGCTTCTGCGCTTCATACCTGCTCAGCTGAGCAGGCGGCTTCGGCGCAACATCCGGcgcgctgccgccgccgacgACCGAGGATGACGGGCCGGGGCCGGAGGAATCCATATGCAGCAGCGGCCGCGAGAGCGAGCAAAGCTAGCTCTATCGGCGCGCGATCCCGCTGACGAGTGAGTGATCAGTGGACGCGCACCCGGAGGGGTTAAAGGAGATCTTGGGGTGGATGGAGATGGGACGTTGGAAAGGGATGGGAGCGCGGAGGAGAGGCGAGAGCGACGGGGAGCCGAGGGGGGGAGGTGAATGTTACTACTGAAATGGAGCGGAGGCGCGCGTGAGGATGATGGGAGCTACGCGGTCCATTCAAGCGCGGTGACCCCAACCCCGTGCCCGAACAATTCGGGGCGTATAGAAGTGCATACCTATATATGCTAGGTATACCTGGTGCAGGCGTCTGTGGCTCGGTGTAGGTCGTATGAGCATGTATTTATAGTTTTATATGGACGCGTTTATCCAACAAATGCATATAATTGATAATTTTATATGAACGCGTCTAGCCAGTAAGCATGCATTTATAGGTTTATACGAACATGCTTATCCAACAAATATGTATTTATAGTTTTATATGAACGCGTCAAAGCTGGTATGTACGTATTTATAGTTTTATATGAACGCACTAAAGTTGGTATGTGCATATTTATAGTTTTATATAAACGCGTCTTGCCAGCAAGTTTGTATTTATAGTTTTATATGAACACGCCTACCCAGTAAGTACATATTAATAGTTTTATATGGACGTGTATATTGCTCCACGGCACACATTTAACTGGAAAAGAATCTCGCCCCATGTGCCCCACCTGACGCTAGAAAAGGTAACGCATGGTCCCCCTCCACCCCCGCGCACTAGCGCGCTCGCTATTTTCACCTGCTTCATAGGTGGATGCGTGCACGCCCTTGGACTCTGGTCCTTACAAAACGCACTCCTCGACGCGTCTAGAACCCCTCACCCAAAGAAAAAGCACTCAACCCGTCTCCCCCCACACACATCTGCCTTCTTTCCCCCGCAAGCATCCTTTCTTCCTCCATAGTGTCGATGGATTATCGGCGATAACAGAAACCTGAGAAGAGTTGCTTCCCTTTGTAGGTATGCTTTGTACCTACCGTCTCACCTGCACCCGGAACACCCCTCCTCCTCCCATCCATGCGAACATATGCATATGACTAGATGACCCGTTGCGCCATTGACACGAAGACCAACTTCAGTCCGGAAGTTAAGCGGACTATTTGAAAGTACATCCAGGAATTTAAGTGACGCTATGGGCAACACGTCCAACAAATGTTCATTCTATAAATCATCCCCAAAGGCAATTAGCATAAATAAGAATACATATGGGAACGACCACGAATAAGCAACAGAAAGTTAACAAACGGAGGTAACTATCCCTGGATCATGACAAGTGCTCGTTTGTACTGGCCTCACTTAGACATGACCTCGTGTTACAGAGGTCAgcgttgaaagtgcaactaatccctgggtggttttgctaattcataacaacatatacaTCATTGAACTAATGCATATTCAAAGAATATTTTAGGAAAGTTCAATTCAGGCGTGACAATGGGATgtgaatgtggacccctcaaaatgcaaAGGACAAACATTGGCAAAAGCTTCAAAACTATACATTTTTGGTTAAGTGATCAAAGATCACACTGAgaccataggaaagccaatactattaaaaggggataaGGTTTTGATCATGAATCATTTGCTCAAGTGCTCAGagatattgctccaaaacccttAGCCACACTGTCACTTCCCTCTATGTCCAAAACAATAAAAtcaaactcggtcccaccgatgcACATCTACCTGGACTCACCGAGTTACACTGGACATAGCCATTGCCTAAACCCTAgcaactcggtctcaccgagatgaccCTTCGGTCTCACCAAAGTGCACATGCCAACCTTCTGTTGCCTATTGTTTTTATCTCAGAATTTCCGAGTGGTTTCGATTGGTCTCACCGAATTGTGGAAAGTGCTTGGGTCATCACATTTCGGTCTCACTAAGCTGTTCCATCCGTTCTCATCGAAAAGCCTAAGGTTCAAACTTTTTGCACTAGTCGGTCTCACCAAGTGTTTTCACTTGGTCCCACCAAGTTGTGCATAAATGTGTGTAACGGTTTGATTTTTTGTgctgcctatatataccccaccCATTCCACCAACTCTTCGAGAGAGCAACCAAGACGAAAGTACCACTTCCCAAAtccattttctgagagagaaccacctacacttgtgttgatgTCAAAGGGATTCCACTTCAACCTTTGATCCTTGATTTCTAGCCCCCTCATGTTGCTTTCCACTCCAATCCTTCTCCTACCAcatagccaaatctgtgagaga from Triticum urartu cultivar G1812 chromosome 3, Tu2.1, whole genome shotgun sequence encodes:
- the LOC125548777 gene encoding protein G1-like7, which translates into the protein MDSSGPGPSSSVVGGGSAPDVAPKPPAQLSRYEAQKRRDWNTFLQYLRNHKPPLTLARCSGAHVIEFLRYLDQFGKTKVHVAGCAYYGQPSPPAPCPCPLRQAWGSLDALIGRLRAAYEESGGAPESNPFAARAVRIYLREVRDSHAKARGIPHEKKKRKRAPQAAEASGSSAGAGAVFDRDVEGSAGDGTLAASASQVGAGDGGSTAPSIP